In Deltaproteobacteria bacterium, the following are encoded in one genomic region:
- a CDS encoding TonB-dependent receptor, whose product MFKSHWRNAQVATLVACLATGGGSRAGELSESADDPSAFATVIDARALDDRFATVEEVLDQVPGVRVRRFGGIGAYSTASIRGSKSEQVLILLDGVRLNSAQLGSVDLSTIPLRQVERIEVLRGGGSARFGSDAEGGVISITTRKPESADPEVDASLSAGTLSTLAGDLALSGGGERARVLATYSRLRSENDYSFEIEPPPRAGGGRPGAGGAAAGAQSHTRLNADFVENAGLLRGSLETGLRSRLDATFDLYQKNGGEPGSTWGKPVVDVPDDVLSCTSADESYQRGIGRLAWSHERAPGGALSLSGAFRAEDSELDDPGGACGFVSPLVTGGRDQAKASESESTLEAVWVSRPRRLGRFELGGRAVSSLRYARVDASDADVHRRTTVLVSVLPELGVFGRELRLFPALAFERADTSDGLARSAASQPMRPVSPSDENAWLPSVGAIWQIAPGLRAKGNWKRVMRRPTFTDLFHPDWGFIRGNPELASERGWNADIGFELAGAGSGALRDLRFETGLFQRELDQGIEWVLNVNNAYMPLNTGPSRALGVEIGLGATAFERLRIGAAYTYTDARYLGDGGSGAYQSGVERVFPHVPEHAYSLSAALDLGALEPWTELRYESEVSYQVGRATLSDDALQVDAGVILRPGRWTRLGFLPEGVTLSLEASNLTHEPRSDSLGQPLPNQTLWLLRVRGATR is encoded by the coding sequence GTGTTCAAGAGTCACTGGCGCAATGCCCAGGTCGCGACACTCGTCGCTTGTCTAGCCACCGGCGGTGGCTCGCGCGCGGGCGAGCTCTCGGAGTCGGCCGACGATCCGTCCGCGTTCGCCACGGTGATCGACGCGCGCGCGCTCGACGATCGCTTCGCGACGGTGGAGGAGGTCCTCGACCAGGTCCCCGGCGTTCGCGTGCGCCGATTCGGCGGGATCGGTGCCTACAGCACCGCGTCGATCCGAGGCTCGAAGTCGGAGCAGGTCCTGATCCTGCTCGACGGCGTGCGTCTGAACAGCGCCCAGCTCGGCTCGGTCGATCTTTCGACGATCCCGCTGCGACAGGTCGAACGGATCGAGGTCTTGCGCGGCGGAGGCTCGGCCCGCTTCGGCAGCGACGCCGAGGGCGGCGTCATCTCGATCACCACGCGCAAGCCCGAGAGCGCCGATCCCGAGGTCGATGCATCCCTCTCCGCCGGAACACTCTCGACGCTCGCCGGAGACCTCGCGCTCTCCGGCGGTGGCGAGCGCGCGCGCGTGCTCGCCACCTATTCGCGATTGCGCAGCGAGAACGACTACAGCTTCGAGATCGAGCCGCCGCCGCGCGCTGGCGGCGGGCGGCCGGGCGCGGGCGGCGCGGCGGCGGGCGCGCAGTCGCACACGCGCCTGAACGCCGACTTCGTCGAGAACGCGGGCCTGTTGCGCGGGTCGCTCGAGACGGGCCTGCGCTCGCGCCTGGACGCGACGTTCGACCTGTACCAGAAGAACGGCGGCGAGCCGGGCAGCACCTGGGGGAAGCCCGTCGTGGACGTTCCCGACGACGTGCTCTCGTGCACGAGCGCCGACGAGTCGTACCAGCGCGGCATCGGGCGGCTGGCGTGGAGCCACGAGCGCGCGCCGGGCGGCGCGCTCTCGCTCTCGGGGGCGTTCCGCGCGGAGGACTCCGAGCTCGACGATCCCGGTGGCGCGTGCGGATTCGTGTCGCCGCTCGTCACGGGCGGGCGCGACCAGGCGAAGGCGAGCGAGTCGGAGTCGACGCTCGAGGCCGTCTGGGTCTCGCGGCCGAGGCGGCTCGGCCGGTTCGAGCTCGGCGGCCGCGCCGTGTCGAGCCTGCGCTACGCGCGCGTCGACGCTTCGGACGCGGACGTCCACCGACGCACGACGGTGTTGGTCTCGGTGCTTCCGGAGCTCGGCGTCTTCGGCCGGGAGCTGCGCCTGTTTCCGGCGCTCGCCTTCGAGCGCGCCGACACCAGCGACGGCCTGGCGCGCAGCGCGGCCTCGCAGCCGATGCGCCCGGTCTCGCCGAGCGACGAGAACGCCTGGCTGCCGTCGGTGGGGGCGATCTGGCAGATCGCGCCGGGCCTGCGCGCAAAGGGGAACTGGAAGCGCGTGATGCGCCGGCCGACGTTCACCGACCTGTTCCATCCCGACTGGGGATTCATCCGCGGAAATCCCGAGCTGGCCTCCGAGCGGGGCTGGAACGCGGACATCGGCTTCGAGCTCGCGGGCGCGGGCTCGGGAGCGCTGCGCGACCTGCGCTTCGAGACGGGCCTGTTCCAGCGCGAGCTCGACCAGGGCATCGAGTGGGTGCTGAACGTGAACAACGCCTACATGCCGCTCAACACCGGCCCTTCGCGCGCGCTCGGCGTCGAGATCGGACTCGGCGCGACGGCCTTCGAGCGGCTGCGGATCGGCGCGGCCTACACCTACACCGACGCGCGTTACCTCGGCGATGGCGGAAGCGGCGCCTACCAGAGCGGGGTGGAGCGGGTCTTCCCGCACGTCCCGGAGCACGCGTACTCGCTCTCCGCCGCGCTGGATCTGGGAGCGCTCGAGCCGTGGACGGAGCTCCGCTACGAGAGCGAGGTCTCCTACCAGGTCGGCCGTGCCACGCTCTCCGACGACGCGCTGCAGGTCGACGCGGGCGTGATCCTGCGGCCGGGGCGATGGACGCGGCTCGGGTTCCTTCCCGAGGGCGTCACGCTCTCGCTCGAGGCGTCGAACCTGACCCACGAACCGCGCAGTGACTCGCTCGGCCAGCCGCTGCCGAACCAGACGCTCTGGCTGCTTCGCGTGCGCGGGGCGACGCGATGA